In Amycolatopsis coloradensis, one genomic interval encodes:
- a CDS encoding aminoglycoside phosphotransferase family protein, whose product MAAVLKVLDEQARARLITRFGEDVATWCDELPALVERLAARWGLTVVDAKPGNTGRTLICHGDDGLTKVLKLTPDRTIAESEAAALRAWDGCSRVVQVLDTELAAGAILLEGIDPGTQLLEAGANIPWAEVGDLLIQIHSVTPPSDFPPLEDRVVFMYRLAERGLRGSVAEATLSLETLDRARLRALELATGGGRNAIVHGDLHPGNVLDGGPGRGAVAIDPRPSVGDPSFDLADWVTLPMRDGGTLEDGFDAIAPHLPGFDAGRVRAWCAALAPLFVMRPLERGERTPFVDAMLSFCW is encoded by the coding sequence GTGGCCGCTGTTCTGAAGGTTCTGGACGAGCAGGCCCGCGCGCGTCTGATCACGCGATTCGGCGAGGACGTCGCGACGTGGTGTGACGAGCTGCCCGCCCTCGTGGAGCGGTTGGCCGCGCGGTGGGGGCTCACCGTCGTCGACGCCAAACCGGGCAACACCGGCCGGACCTTGATCTGCCACGGGGACGACGGCCTGACGAAGGTCCTCAAGCTGACCCCGGACCGCACGATCGCCGAATCGGAAGCCGCCGCGTTGCGGGCGTGGGACGGCTGTTCGCGGGTCGTGCAGGTGCTCGACACGGAACTCGCCGCCGGGGCGATCCTGCTGGAGGGCATCGACCCAGGCACGCAGCTGCTGGAGGCGGGGGCGAACATCCCGTGGGCCGAGGTCGGCGACCTGCTGATCCAGATCCACTCGGTCACCCCGCCGTCGGATTTCCCGCCGCTGGAAGACCGTGTCGTCTTCATGTACCGGCTCGCCGAGCGGGGGCTGCGCGGCTCGGTGGCCGAGGCCACGCTCTCGCTGGAGACGCTCGATCGCGCGCGGCTGCGGGCGCTCGAACTCGCGACCGGCGGGGGCAGGAACGCGATCGTGCACGGGGACCTGCATCCGGGCAATGTCCTCGACGGCGGGCCCGGACGAGGAGCGGTCGCGATCGACCCGCGGCCGAGCGTCGGCGACCCGTCCTTCGATCTGGCCGACTGGGTCACGTTGCCGATGCGTGACGGCGGAACGCTCGAAGACGGTTTCGACGCGATCGCGCCGCATCTGCCGGGTTTCGACGCCGGACGAGTGCGCGCGTGGTGTGCCGCGCT
- a CDS encoding SCO1664 family protein → MEESSRELVTRGKIDVEGRLVDASNVTLFCTIELDGVTGNVVYKPVSGERPLWDFPDGTLAGREVATAMVAEASGLGAIPPTVLRDGPFGPGMVQLWIETTDEELVDVRSPESLPEDWRVVLHAHDRDGEPAVLAHADRQGMRELAVLDIVVNNTDRKGGHVLAGADGRIYGVDHGICLHTDPKLRTVLWGWIGERLTDDEVGKLHGLRERLDGELGDALGEHLTGFEIRALAERTELLLAEGVFPEPGDDWRAIPWPLF, encoded by the coding sequence GTGGAGGAGTCTTCTCGGGAGCTGGTGACGCGCGGCAAGATCGACGTCGAAGGCAGGCTCGTCGACGCCTCCAACGTCACGCTCTTCTGCACGATCGAGCTCGACGGCGTCACCGGGAACGTCGTGTACAAGCCGGTTTCCGGTGAGCGGCCGCTGTGGGACTTCCCGGACGGGACGCTCGCGGGCCGCGAGGTCGCGACGGCCATGGTCGCCGAAGCCTCCGGACTGGGCGCGATCCCGCCCACGGTGCTGCGCGACGGGCCGTTCGGGCCCGGCATGGTGCAGCTGTGGATCGAGACCACCGACGAGGAGCTCGTCGACGTCCGGTCGCCGGAGAGCCTGCCGGAAGACTGGCGTGTCGTGCTCCACGCGCACGATCGCGACGGCGAACCCGCGGTACTCGCGCACGCGGACCGGCAGGGCATGCGGGAGCTGGCCGTGCTCGACATCGTGGTCAACAACACCGACCGCAAGGGCGGCCACGTGCTCGCCGGTGCCGACGGCCGGATCTACGGCGTGGATCACGGGATCTGCCTGCACACCGACCCGAAGCTGCGGACGGTGCTCTGGGGCTGGATCGGCGAGCGGCTGACCGATGACGAGGTCGGCAAGCTCCACGGCCTTCGCGAGCGGTTGGACGGGGAACTCGGGGACGCGCTCGGCGAGCACCTCACCGGCTTCGAGATCCGCGCGCTGGCCGAACGGACCGAACTGCTTCTGGCGGAGGGGGTCTTCCCTGAGCCCGGCGACGACTGGCGCGCCATCCCGTGGCCGCTGTTCTGA
- a CDS encoding DUF3090 domain-containing protein, with protein MSRVIHVFRQPDRFVAGTVGEPGDRTFYLQASEDVRTISVTIEKQQVVVLAERLTSLLEEVASRFGADVPDDAPDELLDVDPLTVPVEEEFRVGTMGLGWDAESKAVVIELLAMTEGEVDETVVLDDTEEGPDAVRVFLSPGAARAFAERADRVVNAGRKPCPLCAEPLDPAGHICPRQNGYRRDVDVLED; from the coding sequence GGTGAGCCCGGCGACCGCACGTTCTACCTCCAGGCGTCCGAGGACGTCCGCACGATCAGTGTGACGATCGAAAAACAGCAGGTGGTGGTCTTGGCCGAGAGGCTCACCTCGCTGCTGGAAGAGGTCGCCAGCCGGTTCGGAGCGGATGTACCGGACGACGCGCCCGACGAGCTCCTCGACGTCGACCCCTTGACCGTTCCGGTCGAGGAGGAGTTCCGCGTCGGCACGATGGGACTCGGCTGGGACGCCGAGAGCAAAGCCGTCGTGATCGAGCTGCTCGCGATGACGGAGGGCGAGGTGGACGAAACGGTCGTGCTGGACGACACCGAAGAGGGGCCGGACGCCGTGCGCGTCTTCCTGAGTCCTGGCGCGGCGCGCGCGTTCGCGGAACGAGCGGACCGGGTGGTCAACGCCGGCCGCAAGCCGTGCCCGCTCTGCGCGGAACCGCTCGACCCGGCGGGCCACATCTGCCCGCGCCAGAACGGGTACCGGCGCGACGTCGACGTCCTCGAGGACTGA